The genome window ATGTGGAGGCGCCTGCATTTGAAGAGGGCCCGCCGCAGCCGCTGCCCAAGGCTGCGGCTGCCGCGCCAAAAGCTGCCAAGCCGCCGGAACCGAAACCCGCCGCAGCGCCGGCGCCGGCCAAGCGGGAGCGTTTGGCCAGTCGGGAAATCACTTTTGTTGGCCTGATCCAGGATCTGTATGCAACTGGGCTGCTGCAGTTGGGCGCCGAACTGCAACCCGGGCAGCCTCCCCATGTCGATCTGGAAGGCGCGCGGGAGACAATCGACCTGCTGGGCATGCTGGAGCAGAAAACCCAGGGCAATCTCGATGCTCAGGAGACTCGCTTGCTGGCGATGGCGCTGGACGAGCTTCGCCTGGCCTACGTCGAAGTGAAGCAGGCAGGCAACCGAGTACAGCCGGCGGCGGTGGTTCCGCCGCCGCCCGGCCGGCGCCGCTGATCGCGGATGCGCGGAATCCTCACGGTTCTGGGTTCAGGCACTTCGACCGGCGTGCCTACGCTGCGCTGCACCTGTTCCGTCTGCACCTCCTCCGACCCGCGCGATCATCGTTTGCGGCCCAGCATCTGGCTCAGTTTTGGGGGGCATGAAATTGTAATCGACACCACTCCGGACTTTCGCCAGCAGGCGCTGCGCGCCGCGATTCCGGCATTGGATGCTGTGTTGTTCACCCACAGCCACGCCGACCACATCATGGGCATGGACGACATCCGGCCCTACAATTTCGGCCGCCCGGAACCGCTCCCCATTTACGCCAATGCTGCGACGCTGGCGGATCTACGCCGCGTCTATCAGTACGTATTCGAAGCGAGCTATGCCGCGAGCGCGATCCCACGGGTTGCTGCGCATGAACTGGATGGACCGGTCGAGCTGTTCGGAGTGCACTTCGAGCCGGTACCGGTTCGGCACGGGCAACTGCACGTCCTTGGCTACCGCTTCGGCGCCAACGCCTACGTTACCGACGTCAGTGAGATTCCGCCAGAGAGCCTGGCACGTTTGCAGGGTCTGGATTTGC of Acidobacteriota bacterium contains these proteins:
- a CDS encoding MBL fold metallo-hydrolase, with amino-acid sequence MRGILTVLGSGTSTGVPTLRCTCSVCTSSDPRDHRLRPSIWLSFGGHEIVIDTTPDFRQQALRAAIPALDAVLFTHSHADHIMGMDDIRPYNFGRPEPLPIYANAATLADLRRVYQYVFEASYAASAIPRVAAHELDGPVELFGVHFEPVPVRHGQLHVLGYRFGANAYVTDVSEIPPESLARLQGLDLLILDALRLRPHPTHFHLAAALRLVEQLRPRQTYFTHIAHELAHAATEASLPDGVHLAYDGLRLEIDL
- a CDS encoding DUF1844 domain-containing protein; the protein is MPENDHPETVLKVSDRRHFTEAGERRTDVEAPAFEEGPPQPLPKAAAAAPKAAKPPEPKPAAAPAPAKRERLASREITFVGLIQDLYATGLLQLGAELQPGQPPHVDLEGARETIDLLGMLEQKTQGNLDAQETRLLAMALDELRLAYVEVKQAGNRVQPAAVVPPPPGRRR